The proteins below are encoded in one region of Sebastes fasciatus isolate fSebFas1 chromosome 16, fSebFas1.pri, whole genome shotgun sequence:
- the LOC141753520 gene encoding claudin-4-like encodes MQTQLVGVCLAIIGFFGTILICGLPMWKVTAFIGANIVTSQVFWEGLWMNCVIQSTGQSQCKAYDSILALPQDLQASRALICVSIAVSVVAIGLTVVGARCTNFLRGDWLTKANIGLAGGLVFILAGLLCIIPVSLSAYSIITGFYNPLPTSERRGELGASIYVGWASGALLIIGGGVLGSTYRCRGREERRRVHRRQIRTVVENVR; translated from the coding sequence ATGCAGACGCAGCTCgttggtgtgtgtttggcaATCATCGGCTTTTTTGGCACCATCCTCATCTGCGGACTGCCCATGTGGAAGGTGACGGCCTTTATTGGGGCAAATATCGTCACCTCTCAGGTCTTCTGGGAAGGTTTATGGATGAATTGTGTGATCCAGAGTACGGGTCAGTCGCAGTGTAAGGCCTACGACTCCATTCTGGCTTTACCGCAGGATCTGCAGGCGTCCAGGGCTCTGATTTGCGTCTCCATCGCTGTCAGCGTGGTGGCCATCGGGCTCACTGTGGTCGGGGCACGCTGCACCAACTTCTTACGTGGCGACTGGCTGACCAAAGCTAACATTGGCCTGGCTGGAGGGCTGGTGTTCATATTAGCAGGACTCCTGTGCATTATTCCTGTCAGCTTGTCGGCTTACAGCATCATCACGGGTTTCTACAACCCCCTGCCCACCtcggagaggaggggggagctCGGGGCCTCCATCTATGTAGGCTGGGCGTCTGGAGCTCTGCTCATCATCGGTGGAGGGGTGTTGGGTAGCACCTACAGATGCAGAGGACgagaagagagaaggagagtacACAGACGTCAAATACGTACTGTTGTTGAAAATGTGCGGTAA
- the LOC141753516 gene encoding claudin-4-like: MGGQGRQIGGLALVVLGVLGVCLACGLPVWRETSFVGANIMTAQSIWDGLWLHCVLQATGQMQCKRHTTSTTMTSDIQAGRALTLISIIAGLLGFIVTLLGGGVANCSGAPPDPLQPTTTYSPRKKACLLGGALCVLAGILCLVSVSWSAAATIYIYNDPLLTAALKREVGSSIYVGWASSVMLLLGGALICFVCGEQERTPPPHYSYISTNSQYSDAASRMATLRSDDRRTNSLRMSDRQTPSSMVVHVAQVHEHNSLNKAQSGLYNQPQWTQPASEQFGRNPSNRSGTPDKGTGLFMGMNPNLVRDVPSRATTVPSEYY; this comes from the exons atgggaGGGCAGGGCAGGCAGATCGGGGGTCTGGCTCTGGTTGTGCTGGGAGTTTTAGGAGTGTGTTTGGCATGTGGACTACCAGTGTGGAGAGAGACGTCTTTTGTGGGAGCAAATATTATGACGGCACAATCG aTATGGGACGGTCTGTGGTTACACTGTGTCCTTCAGGCCACAGGTCAGATGCAGTGCAAGAGACACACAACATCCACCACTATGACCTCTGACATCCAGGCTGGACGCGCCCTCACGTTGATCTCCATTATCGCCGGCCTCCTGGGCTTCATTGTCACCCTTCTCGGCGGAGGCGTAGCCAACTGTAGCGGCGCTCCACCTGATCCCTTACAGCCTACGACCACCTACTCCCCCAGAAAAAAG GCGTGTCTGCTGGGTGGAGCTCTGTGTGTCCTAGCTGGCATCCTTTGCCTGGTTTCAGTCAGCTGGTCTGCAGCAGCAACTATCTACATCTACAATGACCCCTTGCTGACAGCGGCCCTGAAGAGAGAGGTGGGCTCCTCCATCTACGTCGGCTGGGCCTCCTCTGTGATGCTCCTGCTCGGCGGTGCTCTGATCTGCTTCGTCTGTGGGGAGCAGGAGAGAACCCCACCTCCCCACTATTCCTACATCAGCACCAACTCTCAATACAGCGACGCTGCATCCCGCATGGCCACTCTGAGGTCTGATGACAGGAGAACAAACAGCTTGAGGATGTCTGACCGTCAGACGCCAAGCAGCATGGTAGTGCACGTGGCCCAAGTGCATGAGCATAACTCCCTGAATAAAGCTCAGAGCGGGCTCTATAATCAGCCTCAGTGGACACAACCAGCATCCGAGCAGTTTGGCCGTAATCCCTCAAACAGATCAGGGACACCAGACAAGGGGACGGGCTTATTCATGGGAATGAATCCAAATCTGGTGCGTGACGTTCCCAGCAGAGCCACAACAGTGCCCAGTGAATATTATTAG